One genomic segment of Erysipelotrichaceae bacterium 66202529 includes these proteins:
- a CDS encoding class II fructose-bisphosphate aldolase, whose protein sequence is MLVSMAEILQRAKEGHYGVPALSAVDELSLRACVEAAEEMNAPLIMLCGWGHNKDMQYFGRMLHDFAIKASVPVAFILDHSATFEDAVKGIHAGFHTIMVDRSSLPYAENVAQVKELVKIAHAAGVGVEAELGHVGVGENYAVDGIAALTQPDEAVRYVEETGVDCLAVAIGSAHGVYKGKPKLRLDLLKELAEKVPVPLVLHGGSGTGDENLATACRLGISKVNVANDLFRGAYNKIQEVGMEGNNIYALMPMLQEGYKETAKHFIKILGCADKAWKAEQYVSSGLKQDLNEAK, encoded by the coding sequence ATGTTAGTAAGTATGGCAGAAATTCTGCAGCGGGCAAAAGAGGGACATTACGGAGTACCGGCATTGTCAGCTGTAGATGAGCTTTCATTGAGAGCATGCGTGGAAGCAGCAGAGGAAATGAATGCCCCCTTGATCATGCTATGTGGCTGGGGACATAATAAGGATATGCAGTATTTTGGCCGCATGCTTCATGATTTTGCGATAAAAGCGAGCGTACCGGTAGCGTTTATATTGGATCACAGTGCAACCTTTGAGGATGCAGTAAAAGGAATTCATGCCGGCTTTCACACAATCATGGTGGATCGCTCCTCTCTTCCATATGCAGAAAATGTTGCACAGGTGAAGGAGCTTGTGAAAATTGCACATGCTGCAGGTGTCGGTGTAGAGGCAGAGCTAGGTCATGTCGGTGTCGGTGAGAATTATGCTGTGGATGGAATTGCGGCCTTAACGCAGCCGGATGAAGCAGTGCGGTATGTGGAGGAGACAGGCGTTGACTGTCTAGCTGTGGCCATCGGTTCTGCACATGGTGTTTACAAAGGAAAGCCAAAGCTTCGTCTTGATCTTTTGAAAGAGCTGGCAGAAAAAGTTCCGGTACCATTGGTGTTACATGGTGGCAGCGGTACCGGTGATGAGAATCTGGCAACAGCATGCCGTCTTGGTATCAGTAAAGTAAATGTAGCGAATGACTTGTTCCGCGGAGCATATAATAAAATACAGGAGGTCGGTATGGAGGGTAATAATATCTATGCCTTAATGCCGATGCTGCAAGAAGGATATAAGGAGACAGCAAAGCATTTCATTAAAATTCTGGGATGTGCAGATAAAGCATGGAAGGCAGAGCAATATGTTTCTTCCGGATTGAAACAGGACTTAAATGAAGCAAAGTAA
- a CDS encoding zinc-binding dehydrogenase translates to MNEKMKVVAITDDHKVEVKEVRRLDVKPGKILMHIKACALCTWEQRVFTRESKMPLPFVGGHEIVGSIAAIGEGVNEREFPIGKKLTARLIQVCGKCYFCRHGEENLCVDINAPFDKEMEIPGTGGLGEYLNIDPSQAYLLPESLSDTAAVFSEPLACVLNSIERGQIALGDDVAVLGGGIMGMLHVLCAKLSGARVIMSEPDAERRALAKTLGCDDTINPMKTNPVDYIKNLNGIGAEAVFNTTPISAVAKQAVEMTAPLGRCVMYSSQHPDKPIEISPNWLHSSETVITGAVSPSVRSFQRAVNMLSKGLIDPEKLVSGVYPCEQAQEAFEAAIRPDTFRIIITF, encoded by the coding sequence ATGAATGAGAAAATGAAGGTAGTAGCAATTACAGATGATCATAAGGTTGAGGTGAAAGAGGTTCGGCGTCTTGATGTAAAGCCGGGCAAAATACTGATGCATATTAAAGCATGTGCATTATGTACCTGGGAACAGCGTGTATTTACACGGGAATCCAAAATGCCGCTGCCGTTTGTTGGCGGACATGAAATTGTAGGAAGCATTGCGGCTATTGGGGAAGGCGTAAATGAGCGTGAGTTTCCGATTGGAAAAAAGCTGACAGCCCGTTTGATTCAGGTTTGCGGAAAATGTTATTTCTGTCGTCATGGAGAAGAAAATCTGTGCGTTGATATCAATGCACCATTTGATAAGGAAATGGAAATACCAGGGACAGGAGGGCTTGGAGAGTATTTGAACATTGATCCATCACAGGCGTATCTGCTGCCAGAATCACTCTCCGATACAGCAGCAGTGTTCAGCGAACCACTGGCTTGTGTGCTGAACTCAATTGAACGTGGACAGATTGCACTTGGAGATGATGTTGCAGTGTTAGGTGGAGGTATCATGGGCATGCTGCATGTACTCTGTGCCAAGCTGTCGGGTGCACGCGTTATCATGAGTGAGCCGGATGCTGAACGTCGTGCTCTGGCAAAGACGCTGGGATGTGATGATACTATCAACCCGATGAAAACAAATCCGGTTGATTACATAAAAAATCTGAATGGAATCGGTGCCGAGGCTGTCTTTAACACGACCCCAATCAGTGCCGTGGCTAAGCAGGCTGTCGAGATGACGGCACCCTTGGGAAGATGCGTCATGTACAGCTCACAGCATCCAGATAAGCCTATTGAAATCAGTCCAAACTGGCTGCATTCCAGTGAAACGGTTATTACAGGAGCAGTAAGTCCAAGTGTACGTTCCTTTCAGCGGGCGGTCAATATGTTAAGCAAAGGATTGATTGACCCGGAAAAGCTGGTTTCCGGAGTATATCCGTGCGAACAGGCACAGGAAGCATTTGAAGCAGCAATACGTCCGGATACATTTCGAATTATTATCACATTTTAA